A single Cucumis melo cultivar AY chromosome 4, USDA_Cmelo_AY_1.0, whole genome shotgun sequence DNA region contains:
- the LOC103486942 gene encoding probable inactive purple acid phosphatase 16 isoform X2: MITQKFFNGSKLIPLLSISFTYMCLIVPVVPGSILRFRSGSPSFNIALFADLHFGEDAWTDWGPLQDANSSRLISTVLSYENPDLVVYLGDVITANNIPISNASLYWDQAISPTKAKGIPWATVFGNHDDAPFSWPIDWFSSIGIPPRRCRDDVTSCSGSKEDEECEFRGTQRLELMKKEIENSKLSQSRNGPKNLWPSVSNYYIQITPSSQQDLEPPPVIMNMYFLDSGGGSYPQVISSAQVEWLRQTTQHLNPHFRVPEIVFWHIPSGAYEDVAPLSNHSIQKPCVGSINMEKVAAQQADFGIMSLLEQRPSVKCL, from the exons ATGATCACACAAAAGTTCTTCAATGGATCGAAACTGATCCCATTACTCTCCATCTCCTTCACCTACATGTGCCTGATCGTGCCGGTCGTCCCAGGCAGCATTCTCCGGTTCCGGTCGGGCTCTCCGAGCTTCAACATCGCTCTCTTTGCAGACCTGCATTTTGGGGAGGATGCTTGGACTGATTGGGGTCCTCTTCAAGATGCCAATTCCTCTCGTCTCATTTCCACTGTCCTCTCCTATGAGAACCCAG atTTGGTAGTATATCTTGGAGATGTGATAACAGCAAACAACATACCAATATCAAATGCAAGTTTGTACTGGGATCAGGCAATCTCTCCAACAAAAGCCAAAGGCATTCCATGGGCCACTGTGTTTGGCAATCACGACGACGCCCCGTTTTCATGGCCGATCGACTGGTTTTCTTCCATCGGAATTCCTCCACGCCGTTGTCGGGACGATGTTACATCATGTTCAG gatcaaaagaagatgaagaatgtGAGTTTAGAGGTACACAACGTTTGGAGTTgatgaaaaaagaaatagagaaTAGCAAGTTATCACAATCTAGAAATGGTCCAAAGAATCTGTGGCCAAGTGTATCCAACTATTACATTCAAATCACTCCATCATCACAACAAGATTTGGAACCACCACCAGTTATAATGAATATGTATTTCTTAGACTCTGGCGGTGGTTCTTATCCACAAGTCATTTCCAGTGCTCAAGTAGAATGGCTACGCCAAACAACACAACACCTCAATCCTCATTTTAG GGTACCAGAGATTGTATTTTGGCACATACCAAGTGGAGCATATGAGGATGTAGCTCCATTATCTAATCATTCCATACAAAAGCCTTGCGTTGGTTCAATTAACATGGAGAAAGTTGCTGCTCAACAAGCTGATTTTGGCATCATGAGTCTACTTGAGCAAAGACCTTCTGTCAAG TGTTTGTAG
- the LOC103486942 gene encoding probable inactive purple acid phosphatase 16 isoform X1, which produces MITQKFFNGSKLIPLLSISFTYMCLIVPVVPGSILRFRSGSPSFNIALFADLHFGEDAWTDWGPLQDANSSRLISTVLSYENPDLVVYLGDVITANNIPISNASLYWDQAISPTKAKGIPWATVFGNHDDAPFSWPIDWFSSIGIPPRRCRDDVTSCSGSKEDEECEFRGTQRLELMKKEIENSKLSQSRNGPKNLWPSVSNYYIQITPSSQQDLEPPPVIMNMYFLDSGGGSYPQVISSAQVEWLRQTTQHLNPHFRVPEIVFWHIPSGAYEDVAPLSNHSIQKPCVGSINMEKVAAQQADFGIMSLLEQRPSVKAVFVGHNHGLDWCCPHKTKLWLCFARHSGYGGYGDWPRGARIIQITHQPFSLKSWIRMEDGQLHSEIILSTP; this is translated from the exons ATGATCACACAAAAGTTCTTCAATGGATCGAAACTGATCCCATTACTCTCCATCTCCTTCACCTACATGTGCCTGATCGTGCCGGTCGTCCCAGGCAGCATTCTCCGGTTCCGGTCGGGCTCTCCGAGCTTCAACATCGCTCTCTTTGCAGACCTGCATTTTGGGGAGGATGCTTGGACTGATTGGGGTCCTCTTCAAGATGCCAATTCCTCTCGTCTCATTTCCACTGTCCTCTCCTATGAGAACCCAG atTTGGTAGTATATCTTGGAGATGTGATAACAGCAAACAACATACCAATATCAAATGCAAGTTTGTACTGGGATCAGGCAATCTCTCCAACAAAAGCCAAAGGCATTCCATGGGCCACTGTGTTTGGCAATCACGACGACGCCCCGTTTTCATGGCCGATCGACTGGTTTTCTTCCATCGGAATTCCTCCACGCCGTTGTCGGGACGATGTTACATCATGTTCAG gatcaaaagaagatgaagaatgtGAGTTTAGAGGTACACAACGTTTGGAGTTgatgaaaaaagaaatagagaaTAGCAAGTTATCACAATCTAGAAATGGTCCAAAGAATCTGTGGCCAAGTGTATCCAACTATTACATTCAAATCACTCCATCATCACAACAAGATTTGGAACCACCACCAGTTATAATGAATATGTATTTCTTAGACTCTGGCGGTGGTTCTTATCCACAAGTCATTTCCAGTGCTCAAGTAGAATGGCTACGCCAAACAACACAACACCTCAATCCTCATTTTAG GGTACCAGAGATTGTATTTTGGCACATACCAAGTGGAGCATATGAGGATGTAGCTCCATTATCTAATCATTCCATACAAAAGCCTTGCGTTGGTTCAATTAACATGGAGAAAGTTGCTGCTCAACAAGCTGATTTTGGCATCATGAGTCTACTTGAGCAAAGACCTTCTGTCAAG GCAGTGTTTGTAGGACATAACCATGGATTGGATTGGTGCTGCCCTCACAAGACTAAACTTTGGCTATGCTTTGCAAGACATAGTGGGTATGGTGGCTATGGGGACTGGCCAAGAGGAGCTAGGATCATCCAAATCACACACCAACCATTTTCTCTCAAATCTTGGATTAGGATGGAGGATGGTCAATTGCATAGTGAAATCATCTTGAGTACTCCATAG
- the LOC103486940 gene encoding calcium-transporting ATPase 4, plasma membrane-type-like yields MNMEQYLLKDFEVEPKHPSEQALRRWRSAVSIVRNRRRRFRNIADLDKRSEAEKKKLKIQETIRVALYVHKAALQFIDAVNRDEYHLSDEARNAGFSIHPDELASIVRSHDYKALKFYGGVEGLSRKVSVSLDAGVSEKDTSKRQEIYGYNRYTEKPSRPFWVFVWEALHDVTLIILIFCALISLGVGIATEGWPKGTYDGLGILLSILLVVLVTSISDYKQSLQFKDLDKEKKKIYVDVTREGLRKKVLIYDLVVGDIVHLSIGDQVPADGVFISGYSLLIDESSLSGESEPVNKDEEKPFLLSGTKVQDGSGKMMVTTVGMKTEWGKLMETLSEGGEDETPLQVKLNGVATLIGKIGLTFAVLTFLVMTGRFLGEKAAHHQFTKWTSSDALKLLDFFAVAVTIIVVAVPEGLPLAVTLSLAFAMKKLMDERALVRHLSACETMGSATCICTDKTGTLTTNHMIVSRAWVCENFMENKDHGSVDKLKSEISEDVLGILLQSIFQNTSCEVTKDKDGKNSIVGGTPTESALLEFGIHLGGDFRAQRTEYKILKVEPFNSVRKKMSVLVALPNGGVRAFVKGASEIILSMCDTYIDSNGESIDLKEEKVNNATNVINSFANEALRTLCLAFKDIGDSSGKTIPDDGYTLIAIVGIKDPVRPGVKEAVKTCLAAGITVRMVTGDNINTAKAIAKECGILTNDGLAIEGPDFRNLSPEQMKQIIPKVQVMARSLPLDKYTLVNNLRSMGEVVAVTGDGTNDAPALHESDIGLAMGIAGTEVAKENADVIIMDDNFSTIVNVARWGRAVYINIQKFVQFQLTVNIVALVINFVSACLSGSAPLTAVQLLWVNLIMDTLGALALATEPPNDGLMQRPPIPKGVNFITKAMWRNIIGQSIYQLAVLAVLNFGGKQLLGLDGSDSTIVLNTLIFNSFVFCQVFNEINSREIEKINIFRGMFSSWIFMGVMVATVGFQIIIIEFLGAFASTVPLSRELWGLSVLIGFVSMPVAIVLKLIPVRKEEAFTAQHDGYEPLPSGPELA; encoded by the exons GAAACAATTCGAGTTGCTCTTTATGTTCACAAGGCAGCATTACAATTTATCGATG CCGTGAATCGGGATGAGTACCATCTGTCAGATGAGGCTAGGAATGCTGGCTTTAGTATTCATCCAGATGAGCTTGCATCCATTGTTCGTAGCCATGATTACAAGGCATTGAAATTTTATGGAGGTGTGGAAGGACTTTCAAGGAAAGTTTCTGTCTCACTAGATGCTGGTGTCAGTGAAAAGGATACGTCCAAGAGACAAGAGATTTATGGTTATAATCGTTACACAGAGAAACCTTCCAGACCCTTTTGGGTGTTTGTATGGGAAGCATTACACGACGTGACATTAATCATCCTAATATTTTGTGCACTAATTTCTTTAGGCGTTGGAATTGCCACAGAAGGATGGCCGAAGGGAACATATGATGGTTTAGGAATTCTACTCAGTATACTATTGGTCGTCTTGGTTACTTCTATTAGTGATTACAAGCAGTCTTTGCAATTCAAGGATCTTgacaaggaaaagaaaaaaatttatgttGATGTCACTAGGGAGGGGCTGAGGAAAAAAGTTTTGATCTACGACTTGGTTGTTGGAGACATTGTTCATCTATCCATTGGAGATCAGGTTCCCGCTGATGGGGTTTTCATATCAGGATATAGTCTACTAATTGATGAATCCAGCTTATCAGGTGAGAGTGAACCAGTGAACAAAGATGAGGAGAAACCATTTCTTCTATCAGGAACCAAAGTGCAAGATGGATCTGGAAAGATGATGGTAACAACAGTTGGTATGAAAACTGAATGGGGAAAGTTGATGGAAACTCTCAGTGAGGGAGGAGAAGATGAGACTCCATTGCAGGTGAAGCTGAATGGTGTTGCAACTCTTATTGGTAAAATTGGATTGACTTTTGCTGTATTGACATTCCTGGTGATGACAGGAAGGTTTCTTGGGGAGAAAGCTGCTCACCATCAATTTACAAAGTGGACTTCAAGTGATGCACTGAAACTCTTAGATTTCTTTGCTGTTGCAGTTACCATAATAGTTGTTGCAGTTCCTGAAGGTTTACCACTGGCAGTGACATTAAGCCTCGCCTTTGCTATGAAGAAACTGATGGATGAAAGAGCACTAGTTAGGCATCTGTCTGCATGTGAAACAATGGGTTCAGCCACTTGCATTTGCACAGATAAGACCGGGACATTAACCACAAACCATATGATAGTTAGCCGTGCATGGGTATGTGAAAATTTTATGGAGAATAAAGACCATGGAAGTGTAGACAAATTGAAATCAGAGATCTCTGAAGACGTTTTAGGCATATTATTGCAGTCCATATTTCAAAATACTAGCTGCGAAGTGACTAAAGATAAGGATGGAAAGAACTCAATTGTTGGTGGAACACCAACAGAATCAGCACTACTAGAGTTTGGCATCCATTTGGGTGGAGATTTTCGTGCCCAACGTACAGAATATAAGATACTTAAAGTAGAGCCTTTCAATTCTGTTAGGAAGAAGATGTCTGTACTTGTAGCGCTTCCTAATGGTGGGGTCAGAGCTTTTGTCAAAGGTGCATCTGAAATAATACTAAGTATGTGTGACACGTATATAGATTCCAATGGAGAATCTATTGATTTAAAAGAAGAGAAGGTAAATAATGCTACAAATGTTATCAATAGTTTTGCCAATGAAGCTTTGAGGACGCTTTGCTTGGCCTTCAAAGATATAGGGGACTCTAGCGGCAAAACTATTCCAGATGATGGATATACATTAATTGCAATTGTTGGGATCAAGGATCCCGTACGCCCAGGCGTCAAGGAAGCCGTTAAAACTTGCTTAGCTGCTGGAATAACTGTGCGTATGGTCACTGGTGACAATATTAATACGGCGAAGGCTATTGCTAAAGAATGTGGTATACTAACAAATGATGGTTTAGCTATAGAAGGACCAGACTTCCGTAATTTATCTCCAGAACAGATGAAGCAAATTATACCAAAAGTCCAG GTGATGGCTCGATCCTTGCCACTGGACAAATACACGTTGGTTAACAATTTGCGGAGTATGGGCGAGGTCGTTGCAGTGACTGGAGATGGGACAAATGATGCTCCAGCATTGCATGAGTCAGATATTGGACTAGCTATGGGAATTGCTGGGACTGAG GTGGCCAAAGAAAATGCTGATGTCATCATAATGGATGACAATTTTTCAACAATTGTAAATGTTGCGAGATGGGGGCGTGCGGTGTACATTAACATACAAAAATTTGTGCAGTTTCAGCTAACCGTTAACATTGTTGCTCTGGTGATCAATTTTGTTTCTGCTTGCCTCTCAG gatCTGCTCCTCTTACGGCTGTACAGTTGCTTTGGGTGAACTTGATTATGGACACTCTTGGTGCTTTGGCTCTGGCCACAGAGCCTCCAAACGATGGACTTATGCAGAGACCTCCAATTCCCAAGGGGGTTAACTTTATTACCAAAGCCATGTGGAGGAACATTATTGGTCAGAGTATATATCAACTTGCTGTTCTTGCTGTTCTTAATTTTGGGGGAAAGCAACTTCTTGGACTTGATGGATCTGATTCCACCATAGTTCTAAACACTTTGATTTTCAACTCATTTGTGTTCTGCCAG GTTTTCAACGAAATTAACAGCCGTGAGATAGAAAAGATCAACATATTCCGAGGGATGTTCAGCAGCTGGATATTTATGGGAGTAATGGTAGCCACAGTGGGGtttcaaataataattatagaaTTTTTGGGAGCTTTTGCAAGCACTGTACCACTGAGCCGGGAACTGTGGGGACTGAGTGTGTTGATTGGATTTGTGAGCATGCCAGTTGCAATTGTGTTGAAGCTCATCCCTGTTCGTAAAGAAGAAGCATTCACGGCCCAGCATGATGGCTATGAACCACTCCCTTCTGGCCCAGAGTTGGCTTGA
- the LOC103486941 gene encoding UDP-URONIC ACID TRANSPORTER 1 translates to MASNKQTLFILSLVIFWYSSNIGVLLLNKFLLSNYGFRFPIFLTMCHMSACAILSYFSIVVFKIVPIQMLKSRSQFLKIAALGLVFCGSVVGGNVSLRYLAVSFNQAVGATTPFFTALFAYLMTLKREAWVTYAALIPVVAGVVIASGGEPGFHLFGFIMCISATAARAFKSVLQGILLSSEGEKLNSMNLLLYMSPIAVLALLPVALVMEPNVWDVTLALGRDHKFMWLLLLLNSVMAYSANLLNFLVTKHTSALTLQVLGNAKGAVAVVISILLFRNPVTVIGIGGYTITVLGVVAYGEAKRRYR, encoded by the exons ATGGCCTCCAATAAGCAAACCCTTTTCATATTGTCCCTTGTAATCTTTTGGTATTCATCCAACATTGGTGTTCTTCTTTTGAACAAGTTTTTGCTCTCCAATTATGGCTTCAGATTCCCAATCTTCCTCACAATGTGTCATATGTCCGCCTGTGCCATTCTCAGCTACTTCTCCATTGTTGTTTTCAAGATTGTGCCTATCCAGATGCTTAAGTCGAGGTCCCAATTCCTTAAAATCGCTGCGCTTGGGTTGGTTTTTTGTGGCTCTGTCGTTGGTGGCAACGTTTCCCTTCGGTATCTTGCTGTATCCTTTAACCAAGCGGTCGGTGCGACGACGCCGTTTTTCACCGCTCTCTTTGCTTATTTGATGACGCTTAAGAGGGAGGCTTGGGTCACTTATGCTGCTCTTATCCCTGTCGTTGCTGGGGTTGTCATCGCCAGTGGG GGTGAGCCGGGTTTTCACTTGTTTGGATTTATTATGTGCATAAGTGCGACTGCTGCAAGGGCGTTCAAGTCTGTTCTTCAGGGTATCTTATTGTCTTCTGAAGG GGAAAAGTTGAACTCAATGAATTTGCTGCTGTATATGTCCCCAATTGCAGTTCTAGCCTTGTTACCTGTAGCACTTGTTATGGAACCAAATGTTTGGGATGTTACCTTAGCACTTGGGAGGGACCATAAATTCATGTGGCTTcttctattattgaattcagtCATGGCTTATTCAGCAAACCTGTTGAATTTCTTGGTTACTAAACACACCAGTGCACTGACACTCCAA GTGTTGGGGAATGCAAAAGGAGCAGTCGCCGTTGTTATCTCTATTCTTCTGTTTAGAAACCCTGTCACAGTCATCGGTATTGGTGGTTACACGATAACAGTTCTTGGAGTCGTTGCTTATGGAGAAGCGAAGCGGAGGTATAGATAG